In one Mus caroli chromosome 14, CAROLI_EIJ_v1.1, whole genome shotgun sequence genomic region, the following are encoded:
- the LOC110309401 gene encoding proline-rich protein 30 isoform X1 yields MLPVNKDQVLLQNTVPPGCPPQVLSQFVNSPPPNLASLCPPPTLPSSHFPLPTPPQAYFFSSLTQTHSPGPHFSSDSISDFVPPRSSSHPRSSSCFGQNYTYFGEKLPSPHSISPSNYQLCVSPPLTGYSSLSQLQHSSPHSCQSPSHLQDLQSPKITSPGLSSPSPRIQNNKQTWQWPQSGSIKSSRGAGGCVPSKVDPAEFKDSGTLTQTLVDHVGRRRIARDLQIQFLQRLWLGTPGHAPVVEYPICLVCLQIRTPSCPTPKYKTIPQLLAFPQLLPCAKGQESGPLRIGIGFGLRLPRGQARALHLLPPKNSTPGGVEPQEEALQRQKSTIQESVQITGTLFQARSLRSVDLQSPKPSQCSRSLLQEPRQVAVSPKAGPSVSKRSVTLGSILRKSPS; encoded by the coding sequence ATGTTGCCTGTAAACAAGGACCAGGTACTGCTACAGAACACAGTACCTCCAGGGTGTCCCCCTCAGGTCCTCTCACAGTTTGTgaattcccctccccccaacttagCATCTCTTTGTCCCCCTCCGaccctcccttcttcccactttcctctgcccacccccccacaggcttatttcttctcttctttgacaCAGACTCACTCTCCTGGGCCTCACTTCTCTTCGGATTCAATTTCTGACTTTGTTCCTCCTCGCTCTTCTAGTCACCCAAGATCCTCTTCTTGCTTTGGCCAAAACTATACTTATTTTGGTGAAAAACTCCCTTCTCCAcactccatctctccctccaaCTATCAGCTCTGTGTCTCTCCCCCTCTCACAGGCTACTCCTCTCTTTCCCAGCTACAACACTCCTCTCCTCACTCCTGTCAGTCCCCTTCCCACCTCCAGGACTTACAAAGCCCCAAGATCACTTCCCCGGGCCTCAGCTCACCTTCTCCAAGGATTCAGAATAACAAGCAAACATGGCAGTGGCCTCAGTCCGGAAGCATCAAGTCTTCTCGGGGGGCAGGGGGATGTGTGCCAAGCAAGGTGGACCCTGCAGAATTCAAGGACTCAGGGACCCTCACCCAAACCCTGGTGGACCATGTGGGGCGCCGCAGAATTGCACGAGACCTGCAGATACAGTTTCTGCAGCGCCTGTGGCTCGGCACACCCGGCCATGCCCCAGTCGTGGAGTACCCCATATGTCTAGTGTGCCTCCAGATCCGCACCCCATCTTGTCCCACCCCCAAGTACAAAACTATACCCCAGCTGCTTGCCTTCCCTCAACTACTACCCTGTGCCAAGGGCCAGGAATCTGGGCCTCTCCGAATAGGAATTGGCTTCGGCCTCCGCCTGCCTCGGGGCCAGGCCAGGGCTTTGCATCTGCTGCCCCCAAAAAACTCTACTCCGGGGGGAGTAGAGCCTCAGGAAGAGGCCCTCCAGCGACAAAAATCCACAATCCAAGAATCAGTTCAAATCACCGGCACACTCTTCCAGGCCAGGAGCCTCCGGTCTGTAGATCTTCAATCACCAAAACCCAGCCAGTGTTCCAGGTCTCTACTTCAGGAACCAAGACAGGTCGCTGTATCCCCAAAGGCCGGGCCTTCAGTCTCAAAGAGGTCTGTGACTCTAGGGTCTATTCTCCGAAAGTCGCCATCTTAA
- the LOC110309401 gene encoding proline-rich protein 30 isoform X2: MLPVNKDQAYFFSSLTQTHSPGPHFSSDSISDFVPPRSSSHPRSSSCFGQNYTYFGEKLPSPHSISPSNYQLCVSPPLTGYSSLSQLQHSSPHSCQSPSHLQDLQSPKITSPGLSSPSPRIQNNKQTWQWPQSGSIKSSRGAGGCVPSKVDPAEFKDSGTLTQTLVDHVGRRRIARDLQIQFLQRLWLGTPGHAPVVEYPICLVCLQIRTPSCPTPKYKTIPQLLAFPQLLPCAKGQESGPLRIGIGFGLRLPRGQARALHLLPPKNSTPGGVEPQEEALQRQKSTIQESVQITGTLFQARSLRSVDLQSPKPSQCSRSLLQEPRQVAVSPKAGPSVSKRSVTLGSILRKSPS, from the exons ATGTTGCCTGTAAACAAGGACCAG gcttatttcttctcttctttgacaCAGACTCACTCTCCTGGGCCTCACTTCTCTTCGGATTCAATTTCTGACTTTGTTCCTCCTCGCTCTTCTAGTCACCCAAGATCCTCTTCTTGCTTTGGCCAAAACTATACTTATTTTGGTGAAAAACTCCCTTCTCCAcactccatctctccctccaaCTATCAGCTCTGTGTCTCTCCCCCTCTCACAGGCTACTCCTCTCTTTCCCAGCTACAACACTCCTCTCCTCACTCCTGTCAGTCCCCTTCCCACCTCCAGGACTTACAAAGCCCCAAGATCACTTCCCCGGGCCTCAGCTCACCTTCTCCAAGGATTCAGAATAACAAGCAAACATGGCAGTGGCCTCAGTCCGGAAGCATCAAGTCTTCTCGGGGGGCAGGGGGATGTGTGCCAAGCAAGGTGGACCCTGCAGAATTCAAGGACTCAGGGACCCTCACCCAAACCCTGGTGGACCATGTGGGGCGCCGCAGAATTGCACGAGACCTGCAGATACAGTTTCTGCAGCGCCTGTGGCTCGGCACACCCGGCCATGCCCCAGTCGTGGAGTACCCCATATGTCTAGTGTGCCTCCAGATCCGCACCCCATCTTGTCCCACCCCCAAGTACAAAACTATACCCCAGCTGCTTGCCTTCCCTCAACTACTACCCTGTGCCAAGGGCCAGGAATCTGGGCCTCTCCGAATAGGAATTGGCTTCGGCCTCCGCCTGCCTCGGGGCCAGGCCAGGGCTTTGCATCTGCTGCCCCCAAAAAACTCTACTCCGGGGGGAGTAGAGCCTCAGGAAGAGGCCCTCCAGCGACAAAAATCCACAATCCAAGAATCAGTTCAAATCACCGGCACACTCTTCCAGGCCAGGAGCCTCCGGTCTGTAGATCTTCAATCACCAAAACCCAGCCAGTGTTCCAGGTCTCTACTTCAGGAACCAAGACAGGTCGCTGTATCCCCAAAGGCCGGGCCTTCAGTCTCAAAGAGGTCTGTGACTCTAGGGTCTATTCTCCGAAAGTCGCCATCTTAA